In Pleomorphomonas sp. T1.2MG-36, a single window of DNA contains:
- a CDS encoding methyl-accepting chemotaxis protein — protein MLFRSKPAGSRRSRGGLSIRVKVASLSLVWLAGLTVVSGTGGYAVVSMRALEETSSAATGLSLLSEQTQSLANKLAAKERLFMVAPTSERATEIDSLLGETQNTIRRLEDAAGAVGAATTEADQLAALFDKIAGQFAEVKSGQTKLGFGNDSGIQGEMEAAFQALRTDVNKATKSGQNPDTVRVVQAFAQLNQARAEFMLRHDGPSSGAFDAAGGRFIRELDKTQLGAEAKDALKARLAAYSAAFTSYVDLYASWVKVADQTSLSFDLAEPLTSAIKGAAANLNASTTQAFTDGTQFALRLIYLVVPLTLLAGGLISWQISRSITAPLGRIRTTMDVLSRGEAATVADTDRADEIGAMARTLAVFQANQTEKARLEDGQRADAGERLRRQQAFEAAVRDFRSVAGELTRAVTDTMAGMQSAADGLLDEAGRTRTQAESASTASRGASEKVTVVAGAAEELASSISEVVSHVGRTTTVIGSATEGARRTNDQVAGLAEAASRVGQVVTLIRSIAEQTNLLALNATIEAARAGEAGKGFAVVAAEVKGLSDQTSRATEQIAAQISEMQASTAEAVESIRAIAATMEEVNRATLGIASAVEQQEASTNEISRNVSEASGNTVTVSESVGHVVEAIGRTSDTARHVEAAAGLVLSQTRDLEAAIDEFLQRVAV, from the coding sequence ATGTTGTTTCGCTCAAAGCCGGCTGGCTCGCGTCGCTCACGTGGCGGGCTGTCCATCCGCGTCAAGGTCGCATCGCTCTCGCTCGTCTGGCTCGCCGGACTGACCGTCGTCTCGGGCACAGGTGGCTATGCCGTCGTGTCCATGCGCGCGCTGGAAGAAACCTCCTCCGCTGCCACCGGCCTGTCGCTTCTTTCCGAACAGACACAGAGCCTCGCCAACAAGCTCGCCGCCAAGGAGCGACTGTTCATGGTCGCCCCGACCTCCGAGCGCGCGACGGAGATCGACAGCCTCCTCGGCGAGACGCAAAACACCATCCGGCGCCTTGAAGACGCGGCCGGCGCCGTCGGTGCCGCGACAACCGAAGCCGACCAGCTCGCCGCGCTTTTCGACAAGATCGCCGGGCAGTTCGCCGAAGTGAAGAGCGGACAGACCAAGCTCGGCTTCGGCAACGACAGCGGCATTCAGGGCGAGATGGAAGCCGCCTTCCAGGCCCTGCGGACCGACGTGAACAAGGCCACCAAGAGCGGCCAGAATCCCGATACCGTGCGCGTCGTGCAGGCGTTTGCCCAGCTCAATCAGGCGCGCGCCGAGTTCATGCTGCGCCATGACGGACCAAGTTCCGGCGCCTTCGATGCCGCCGGCGGACGCTTTATCCGCGAACTCGACAAGACCCAGCTCGGCGCGGAAGCAAAGGATGCGCTCAAGGCCCGCCTTGCCGCCTATTCCGCCGCCTTTACCTCCTATGTCGATCTCTACGCGTCCTGGGTGAAGGTCGCCGACCAGACGTCTCTCTCCTTCGATCTCGCCGAGCCTCTGACCAGCGCCATCAAGGGCGCCGCCGCCAATCTCAACGCCTCGACGACCCAGGCCTTCACCGACGGAACCCAGTTCGCGCTGCGCCTCATCTACCTCGTCGTGCCGCTGACGCTGCTCGCCGGTGGCCTGATCAGTTGGCAGATCAGCCGCTCGATCACCGCACCGCTCGGCCGCATTCGCACGACCATGGATGTATTGTCGCGCGGCGAGGCGGCAACCGTCGCCGATACCGACCGGGCCGACGAGATCGGCGCCATGGCCCGCACGCTGGCCGTTTTCCAAGCCAACCAGACCGAGAAGGCCCGCCTCGAAGACGGACAGCGCGCCGACGCGGGGGAGCGCCTTCGCCGTCAGCAAGCCTTCGAGGCGGCAGTGCGCGACTTCCGCTCTGTGGCCGGCGAGCTGACCCGCGCCGTCACCGACACCATGGCCGGCATGCAAAGCGCCGCCGACGGTCTGCTCGACGAGGCGGGACGCACCCGGACACAAGCCGAAAGCGCATCGACCGCCTCGCGAGGCGCCTCGGAGAAGGTCACGGTCGTGGCCGGCGCCGCCGAGGAGCTCGCCTCGTCGATCAGCGAGGTGGTCAGCCACGTCGGCCGCACCACCACCGTCATCGGCAGCGCCACCGAAGGCGCCCGGCGTACCAACGACCAGGTGGCCGGCCTCGCCGAAGCCGCGAGTCGGGTGGGACAGGTGGTCACGCTGATCCGGTCGATCGCCGAGCAGACCAACCTGCTGGCACTCAACGCCACCATCGAGGCGGCACGCGCCGGTGAGGCGGGCAAGGGCTTCGCCGTCGTCGCCGCCGAGGTGAAGGGGCTGTCCGACCAGACCTCCCGCGCCACCGAGCAGATCGCGGCTCAGATCTCGGAAATGCAGGCGTCGACCGCCGAAGCGGTCGAATCGATCCGCGCCATCGCCGCCACCATGGAGGAAGTGAACCGCGCCACGCTCGGCATTGCCTCGGCCGTGGAACAGCAGGAAGCCTCCACCAACGAGATCAGCCGCAACGTCAGCGAAGCCTCCGGTAACACGGTCACGGTGTCCGAAAGCGTCGGGCACGTGGTCGAGGCGATCGGCAGAACCTCCGACACCGCCCGGCACGTCGAAGCGGCTGCCGGTCTGGTTCTCAGCCAGACCCGCGATCTCGAAGCGGCGATCGACGAGTTCCTGCAACGGGTTGCGGTGTAA
- the thrS gene encoding threonine--tRNA ligase codes for MIHVTFPDGSLREYAPGTTGAEIAAQISKSLSKKAVAMALDGVLSDLNDPIVTDARLEIVTRDDPRALELIRHDAAHVMAEAVQELFPGTQVTIGPVIENGFYYDFFRPEGPFTTDDLPKIEAKMREIIARDKPFTKQVWSRDEAKDWFEKKGEAFKVELVDAIPADQKIKMYAQGQWMDLCRGPHMTSTGKIGNAFKLMKVAGAYWRGDSDRDMLTRIYATAWHTEEDLKAYLTMLEEAEKRDHRRLGREMDLFHFQEEGPGVVFWHQKGWALFQELTAYMRRRLKGDYQEVNAPQILDKVLWETSGHWGWYKENMFAVQSAGDEAEDKRIFALKPMNCPGHIQIFKHGLKSYRDLPMRLAEFGAVHRYEPSGAMHGLMRVRGFTQDDAHIFCTEADMAAECLKINELILSVYEDFGFNEITVKLSTRPEKRVGSDALWDHAEEVMTRVLGEIAERSGGRIKTGINPGEGAFYGPKFEYTLRDAIGREWQCGTTQVDFNLPERFGAFYVDADGSKKTPVMIHRAICGSMERFLGILIENFAGHFPLWFAPAQVMVTTITSEADDYAKEVYQKLLKAGVRVDIDLRNEKINYKVREHSLAKIPLIFVCGRKEAEEKSVNVRTLGSQHPKSMSLDEALSMVKAEIVPPDVKRALAEA; via the coding sequence ATGATCCACGTGACTTTCCCCGATGGTTCGCTGCGCGAATATGCTCCGGGGACTACCGGCGCCGAGATCGCCGCCCAGATTTCCAAATCGCTGTCGAAAAAGGCCGTCGCCATGGCGCTCGACGGCGTGCTGTCCGACCTCAACGATCCGATCGTCACCGATGCCCGGCTCGAGATCGTGACGCGCGATGATCCGCGTGCCCTCGAACTGATCCGCCACGATGCGGCGCACGTGATGGCCGAAGCGGTGCAGGAGCTGTTTCCCGGCACGCAGGTGACCATCGGCCCGGTGATCGAAAACGGCTTCTACTACGACTTCTTCCGTCCGGAAGGGCCGTTCACCACCGACGATCTGCCGAAGATCGAAGCCAAGATGCGGGAGATCATCGCCCGCGACAAGCCATTCACCAAGCAGGTCTGGAGCCGCGACGAGGCCAAGGACTGGTTTGAGAAGAAGGGCGAGGCCTTCAAGGTCGAACTGGTCGACGCCATTCCGGCCGACCAGAAGATCAAGATGTACGCGCAAGGGCAGTGGATGGACCTCTGCCGTGGTCCGCACATGACCTCGACCGGCAAGATCGGCAACGCCTTCAAGCTGATGAAGGTGGCCGGCGCCTACTGGCGCGGCGATTCCGACCGCGACATGTTGACCCGCATCTATGCCACCGCCTGGCATACCGAGGAAGACCTCAAGGCCTACCTCACCATGCTCGAGGAAGCCGAGAAGCGCGACCATCGCCGTCTCGGCCGCGAGATGGATCTCTTCCACTTCCAGGAAGAGGGCCCGGGTGTCGTGTTCTGGCACCAGAAGGGCTGGGCGCTGTTCCAGGAGCTGACCGCCTATATGCGGCGGCGGCTCAAGGGCGACTACCAGGAAGTCAACGCGCCGCAGATCCTCGACAAGGTGCTGTGGGAGACTTCCGGCCACTGGGGCTGGTACAAGGAGAACATGTTCGCCGTGCAGTCGGCTGGCGACGAGGCCGAGGACAAGCGCATCTTCGCGCTGAAGCCGATGAACTGCCCCGGCCACATCCAGATCTTCAAGCACGGCCTGAAGAGCTATCGCGACCTGCCGATGCGCCTTGCCGAGTTCGGTGCGGTGCATCGCTACGAGCCGTCGGGCGCCATGCACGGGCTGATGCGCGTGCGCGGCTTCACCCAGGACGATGCGCATATCTTCTGCACCGAGGCCGACATGGCCGCCGAGTGCCTGAAGATCAACGAGCTCATCCTGTCGGTCTATGAGGATTTCGGCTTCAACGAGATCACGGTGAAGCTGTCGACCCGACCGGAAAAGCGCGTCGGCTCGGACGCCCTCTGGGATCACGCCGAAGAGGTGATGACGCGCGTGCTTGGCGAGATCGCCGAACGGTCGGGCGGCCGCATCAAAACTGGCATCAACCCGGGCGAGGGCGCTTTCTACGGCCCGAAGTTCGAGTACACGCTGCGTGATGCCATCGGCCGCGAGTGGCAGTGCGGCACCACGCAGGTGGACTTCAACCTGCCGGAGCGTTTCGGCGCCTTCTACGTCGACGCCGACGGCAGCAAGAAGACGCCGGTGATGATCCACCGCGCCATCTGCGGCTCGATGGAGCGCTTCCTCGGCATCCTGATTGAGAACTTCGCCGGCCACTTCCCGCTGTGGTTCGCCCCGGCGCAGGTGATGGTCACCACCATCACCTCGGAAGCCGACGATTATGCCAAGGAAGTCTACCAGAAGCTCCTGAAGGCCGGCGTGCGGGTCGACATCGATCTGCGCAATGAGAAGATCAACTACAAGGTCCGCGAGCATTCGCTGGCCAAGATCCCGCTGATCTTCGTCTGCGGCCGCAAGGAAGCCGAGGAAAAGTCGGTCAACGTCCGCACCCTCGGCTCGCAGCATCCGAAGTCGATGTCGCTCGACGAAGCGCTGTCGATGGTGAAGGCGGAGATCGTGCCGCCGGACGTCAAGCGGGCGCTTGCCGAGGCCTGA
- a CDS encoding threonine/serine exporter family protein, producing MLELLPHLFHQALFGALAAAGFGVLFNFGFRALPWCAAAGALALAVRTIGQDLAWSLEGASFAAAIVTSCSVSALRKQLGPACNAVALAGCIPMVPGAFFGQALLGFLSVTAPNLVDAEATLIVAVQSLLRVIFTLGAIGAGLLIPAHLLRNQDF from the coding sequence ATGCTCGAACTCCTGCCGCACCTCTTTCATCAGGCCCTGTTCGGGGCGCTCGCAGCCGCCGGCTTCGGCGTGCTGTTCAACTTCGGCTTCAGGGCGCTGCCCTGGTGCGCGGCGGCCGGCGCCCTGGCGCTTGCCGTACGGACGATAGGGCAGGATCTCGCCTGGAGCCTCGAAGGCGCTTCCTTCGCGGCTGCCATCGTTACGAGCTGTTCGGTGTCGGCGCTCAGGAAGCAGCTCGGACCGGCCTGCAACGCGGTCGCTCTTGCCGGCTGCATCCCAATGGTGCCGGGAGCCTTCTTCGGGCAAGCCCTCCTCGGCTTCCTGTCCGTCACGGCGCCCAACCTCGTCGATGCCGAGGCGACCTTGATCGTCGCCGTCCAGTCGCTTCTGCGGGTGATCTTCACCCTCGGGGCGATCGGTGCCGGTCTGCTCATCCCGGCGCACCTGCTCAGGAACCAGGACTTCTAG
- a CDS encoding threonine/serine exporter family protein gives MEQQQDPVIVRHRELERIANMALRAGRIMMECGASVSVVHGGVAMIARGFGVEDVGMRSGYASLEVTVHAGGNTITRMMQVGRLGVNHRLDQAVRRLAVRVSQGGMSVDEVEAEIGRLVRETPRHPAWVVALAVGIACASFGRLLGVDWPAFVAILVAGTVGQYIRHQLLHHGVNVFIVAGLIAFLSATLGGIGSILLNSGTVSLAMMASILLLVPGVPSTNAQTDIMDGYPTMGSARAVWVLMIMVFASVGVWFAEALLGLRSL, from the coding sequence ATGGAACAGCAGCAAGATCCGGTCATCGTTCGCCATCGAGAACTCGAGCGCATCGCCAACATGGCGCTTCGGGCAGGGCGCATCATGATGGAGTGCGGCGCGTCGGTTTCCGTTGTCCACGGGGGGGTGGCCATGATCGCGCGTGGATTCGGCGTCGAGGATGTCGGCATGCGCTCGGGCTATGCTTCGCTGGAGGTCACCGTCCATGCCGGTGGCAACACGATCACGCGCATGATGCAGGTTGGCCGGCTTGGCGTGAATCATCGTCTCGATCAGGCCGTCCGTCGTCTGGCGGTACGGGTTTCGCAGGGCGGCATGAGTGTCGACGAGGTGGAAGCGGAAATCGGACGGCTGGTTCGCGAAACGCCGCGTCATCCGGCCTGGGTGGTGGCGCTGGCCGTCGGGATCGCCTGTGCCTCATTCGGCCGTCTGCTCGGTGTCGACTGGCCGGCGTTCGTCGCCATTCTGGTCGCCGGCACGGTGGGGCAGTACATCCGTCACCAACTGCTGCATCACGGCGTCAACGTGTTCATCGTGGCCGGTCTCATCGCTTTTCTCTCCGCGACCTTGGGCGGAATCGGGTCGATTCTCCTGAACAGCGGCACGGTCAGCCTCGCCATGATGGCGTCGATCCTGCTCCTGGTGCCCGGCGTGCCTTCCACCAATGCCCAGACCGATATCATGGACGGCTACCCCACCATGGGAAGCGCCCGGGCCGTCTGGGTGCTGATGATCATGGTGTTCGCCTCCGTCGGTGTCTGGTTCGCCGAAGCCCTGCTCGGTCTGAGGTCGCTCTGA
- a CDS encoding 1-phosphofructokinase family hexose kinase encodes MKPIVTLTLNPSIDDTAEAEVVKHTHKIRITNEQHDPGGGGINVTRVIQELGGSSIALYMSGGTTGQMFDELLAARNIPRRRIPIAQSTRVAHLVYERSTGLEYRFIPEGPEVSEIEWKRCLYALKDLEWDWCVGSGSLPRGMPENFYVQLTDLVIERGGNLVLDTSGKPLELALERGGITLFKPSEGEFAKLVGRPLPTVDDMVPAAKELIGSGRVKMIAITMGGDGALLVTAENHLFLKAPEVEVKSASGAGDSFVGGMVYGLASGLIPEDAFRLGVASGTASVTSPGTQLCQKADVDRILEQIGAHQHNW; translated from the coding sequence ATGAAACCGATCGTCACGCTCACACTCAATCCATCCATTGACGACACGGCCGAAGCCGAAGTCGTCAAGCACACCCATAAGATTCGCATCACCAACGAGCAGCACGATCCGGGCGGCGGCGGCATCAACGTCACGCGCGTGATCCAGGAACTCGGTGGCAGCTCGATCGCCCTCTACATGTCGGGCGGTACGACGGGCCAGATGTTCGACGAGCTTTTGGCTGCGCGCAACATTCCGCGCAGGCGGATTCCGATCGCCCAGTCGACCCGCGTCGCCCATCTCGTCTACGAGCGGTCGACCGGCCTCGAGTACCGCTTCATCCCGGAAGGTCCCGAGGTGAGCGAGATCGAATGGAAGCGCTGCCTCTATGCACTCAAGGACCTTGAGTGGGATTGGTGCGTCGGCTCGGGTTCGCTGCCGCGCGGCATGCCGGAGAACTTCTACGTCCAGCTCACCGACTTGGTGATCGAGCGCGGCGGCAACCTGGTGCTCGACACCTCGGGCAAGCCGCTCGAGCTGGCGCTGGAGCGCGGCGGCATCACGCTGTTCAAGCCGTCCGAAGGCGAGTTCGCCAAGCTGGTCGGGCGCCCTCTCCCCACTGTTGACGACATGGTGCCCGCCGCCAAGGAGCTCATCGGCTCCGGCAGGGTGAAGATGATCGCCATCACCATGGGTGGCGACGGCGCCTTGCTGGTCACGGCCGAAAACCACCTGTTCCTGAAGGCACCCGAAGTCGAAGTGAAGAGCGCGTCGGGCGCCGGCGACAGCTTCGTGGGCGGCATGGTCTATGGTCTTGCCTCGGGCCTCATTCCGGAAGATGCCTTCCGTCTCGGCGTCGCTTCCGGAACGGCCTCGGTGACGAGTCCCGGAACGCAGCTTTGCCAGAAGGCGGACGTCGACCGCATTCTCGAGCAGATCGGCGCTCACCAGCACAACTGGTAA
- the sufA gene encoding Fe-S cluster assembly scaffold SufA: MAVAKFAVMTLTEAAAERVREIVGNADDAVGIRLGIKNGGCAGMSYTLDLAREAQPADERVEAHGATVFVEAKAVLFLLGTEMDFEQTPLRTGFVFRNPNQVGSCGCGESVSLKPAEPAEA, encoded by the coding sequence ATGGCTGTCGCCAAGTTTGCCGTGATGACGCTGACCGAAGCCGCCGCCGAGCGCGTGCGGGAAATCGTCGGCAACGCCGACGATGCCGTGGGTATCCGTCTGGGTATCAAGAATGGCGGCTGCGCCGGCATGTCCTACACGCTCGATCTCGCACGCGAGGCCCAGCCGGCCGACGAACGCGTCGAGGCGCATGGCGCCACCGTGTTTGTCGAGGCCAAGGCCGTGCTGTTCCTTCTGGGCACGGAGATGGATTTCGAGCAGACGCCGCTCCGCACCGGTTTCGTCTTCCGCAACCCCAACCAGGTCGGCTCTTGTGGTTGTGGCGAAAGCGTCAGTCTGAAGCCGGCCGAACCGGCCGAGGCCTGA
- a CDS encoding SUF system Fe-S cluster assembly protein, translated as MTDMTNHSDPSPNQPETAGGSAISPVELERITDDIVAALKTVYDPEIPADIYELGLVYRIDIDDDRLVTIDMTLTAPGCPVAGEMPGWVENAVGVVPGVYGVKVNMVFDPPWTPDRMSEEAQVATDWY; from the coding sequence ATGACCGACATGACCAACCACAGCGATCCGTCGCCCAATCAGCCAGAAACTGCCGGCGGCTCGGCCATTTCGCCGGTCGAGCTCGAACGCATCACCGACGATATCGTCGCTGCGCTGAAGACCGTCTACGACCCGGAGATTCCGGCCGACATCTATGAGCTCGGCCTCGTCTACCGGATCGACATCGACGATGACCGCCTCGTCACCATCGACATGACGCTGACCGCGCCGGGCTGCCCGGTGGCCGGCGAAATGCCGGGCTGGGTCGAGAATGCCGTTGGCGTGGTGCCCGGCGTTTATGGCGTCAAGGTGAACATGGTGTTCGATCCGCCGTGGACGCCCGACCGGATGAGCGAGGAAGCCCAGGTCGCCACCGACTGGTACTGA
- a CDS encoding cysteine desulfurase: protein MMSVPSYDVETVRGDFPILAEKVYGKPLVYLDNGASAQKPLAVLDRMRHAYTHEYANVHRGLHYLSNAATEAYEDAREAVRAFLNAPSMEQVIFTRSSTEAINLVAASYGGMVLSEGDEVILSILEHHSNIVPWNFHREKKGVVIKWAPVRDDGSFDLEAFEALFTPRTKIVAITQMSNVTGTIVPIKDVTRIAHAHGAVVLVDGSQGAVHLPVDVQDLDADFYVLTGHKVYGPTGIGVLYGKRHLLEAMPPWQGGGEMIETVTTEGVTYNAPPHRFEAGTPPIVQAIGLGAALRYMESLGREAILAHETDLRDYAMQRLGEMNSVRIYGTTKEKGAIVAFSMNGAHAHDVATVIDHSGVAVRAGTHCAMPLLARFGVTSTCRASFALYNTRAEVDALVTALRKAEALFG, encoded by the coding sequence ATGATGTCCGTTCCGTCCTATGACGTCGAGACCGTGCGCGGGGATTTCCCGATCCTCGCCGAGAAGGTCTACGGCAAGCCGCTGGTCTATCTCGACAACGGCGCCTCGGCGCAGAAGCCGCTCGCCGTGCTCGACCGCATGCGCCATGCCTACACCCACGAATACGCCAACGTGCATCGTGGACTGCACTACCTGTCGAACGCCGCCACGGAGGCCTACGAGGACGCTCGCGAGGCGGTGCGCGCCTTCCTCAACGCGCCGTCGATGGAGCAGGTGATCTTCACCCGTTCCTCGACCGAGGCGATCAACCTGGTCGCGGCAAGCTACGGCGGCATGGTGCTCAGTGAGGGCGACGAGGTCATCCTCTCCATCCTGGAGCATCACTCCAACATCGTGCCGTGGAACTTCCATCGAGAGAAGAAGGGCGTCGTCATCAAGTGGGCGCCGGTCCGCGACGACGGCAGCTTCGATCTCGAAGCCTTCGAGGCGCTCTTCACGCCGCGTACCAAGATCGTCGCCATCACGCAGATGTCCAACGTCACGGGCACCATCGTGCCGATCAAGGACGTGACGCGCATCGCCCATGCCCATGGCGCGGTGGTGCTTGTCGACGGCAGCCAGGGCGCGGTGCATCTGCCGGTCGACGTGCAGGATCTCGATGCCGATTTCTATGTGCTGACGGGACACAAGGTCTACGGCCCGACCGGCATCGGCGTTCTCTACGGCAAGCGGCACCTTCTGGAAGCCATGCCGCCCTGGCAGGGCGGCGGCGAGATGATCGAGACGGTGACCACCGAGGGAGTGACCTACAACGCGCCGCCGCATCGCTTCGAGGCCGGCACGCCGCCGATCGTCCAGGCCATCGGGCTGGGCGCGGCCTTGCGCTACATGGAAAGCCTCGGCCGGGAAGCGATTCTCGCCCATGAGACCGACCTGCGCGATTATGCCATGCAGCGACTCGGCGAGATGAACTCCGTCCGCATCTACGGCACCACCAAGGAGAAGGGCGCCATCGTCGCCTTCTCGATGAACGGGGCGCATGCCCATGACGTCGCCACCGTCATCGACCATTCCGGCGTTGCCGTTCGTGCCGGCACGCATTGCGCCATGCCGCTGCTCGCCCGTTTCGGGGTGACCTCGACCTGCCGTGCCTCCTTCGCCCTCTACAACACGCGCGCCGAAGTGGACGCGCTGGTCACGGCCCTCAGAAAGGCCGAGGCCCTGTTCGGATGA
- the sufD gene encoding Fe-S cluster assembly protein SufD, translating to MVATPVRTPAEQALAARYPAERTSLPGTADVIAIRDAAFGGVDKSGLPHRRVEDWKYTDLRARLKTFPPAAGPGDVARVLIAAPAVEGDKARRLVIANGRYRPELSDLEDLEPGLSIFSLAKALEAGDAAVVAALKLDDVIASNTAVALNTAFMTDGLVIGVAEGAEIARPVELVHIAEGEPAASTAVRHLVTVDKGARLTLIETIESLDTVAHHSNVMTVVEVGEGAKVDHIRLQLEPDEAVSMTTLVARIGREANFDTFNAALGAGLARAQIFAEFAGRDAQAGFRGITMLSGRRHADTTLSLIHGAENCNSRELYKAVIDGEARSAFAGRIAVPAHAQKTDARMMTASLLLSEDAEADAKPELEIFADDVQCGHGATCGAIDEDLLFYLLSRGIPKAEAESMLILAFLGEAIDEIQNQAVHDALIHRVEGWLKARAA from the coding sequence ATGGTTGCCACCCCCGTTCGCACGCCGGCAGAACAGGCGCTTGCCGCCCGCTACCCGGCCGAGAGGACGTCGCTGCCCGGAACGGCCGACGTCATCGCCATCCGTGATGCCGCCTTTGGCGGCGTCGACAAGAGCGGCCTGCCGCACCGCCGCGTCGAAGACTGGAAATACACCGACCTGCGCGCCCGGCTGAAGACGTTTCCGCCCGCCGCCGGTCCCGGCGACGTGGCGCGCGTGCTGATTGCCGCGCCAGCGGTGGAGGGCGACAAGGCACGCCGTCTCGTCATCGCCAACGGTCGCTACCGGCCCGAACTGTCCGATCTCGAGGATCTTGAGCCCGGCCTGTCGATTTTCTCGCTGGCCAAGGCATTGGAAGCGGGCGACGCGGCGGTGGTTGCCGCGCTGAAGCTTGACGATGTCATTGCCTCGAACACCGCAGTGGCACTCAATACGGCCTTCATGACCGACGGTCTCGTCATCGGCGTGGCCGAAGGGGCCGAGATCGCGCGGCCGGTGGAGCTCGTCCACATCGCCGAGGGCGAGCCTGCGGCCTCGACGGCGGTGCGTCACTTGGTCACCGTCGACAAGGGCGCCCGCTTGACGCTGATCGAGACCATCGAGTCGCTCGACACCGTCGCTCACCATTCCAACGTCATGACGGTGGTCGAGGTGGGCGAAGGGGCGAAGGTCGACCATATCCGCCTGCAACTGGAGCCGGACGAGGCGGTCAGCATGACCACTCTGGTGGCCAGGATCGGCCGCGAGGCGAACTTCGACACCTTCAACGCGGCGTTGGGCGCCGGTCTCGCCCGCGCGCAGATCTTCGCCGAGTTCGCCGGTCGCGATGCCCAGGCCGGCTTCCGAGGGATCACCATGCTCAGCGGGCGGCGTCATGCCGACACGACGCTCTCGCTGATCCACGGTGCCGAGAACTGCAACAGCCGGGAGCTCTACAAGGCGGTCATCGACGGCGAGGCGCGTTCGGCCTTCGCCGGCCGCATCGCCGTTCCGGCCCACGCCCAGAAGACCGACGCGCGCATGATGACGGCGTCGCTTCTGCTCTCCGAGGATGCCGAGGCGGATGCCAAACCGGAACTGGAAATCTTCGCCGACGACGTTCAGTGCGGCCATGGGGCAACCTGCGGCGCCATCGATGAGGATCTTCTGTTCTATCTCCTGTCGCGCGGCATTCCCAAGGCCGAGGCCGAGAGCATGCTGATCCTCGCCTTCCTCGGCGAGGCGATCGACGAGATCCAGAATCAGGCGGTTCACGACGCCCTCATCCACCGCGTCGAGGGCTGGCTGAAGGCCAGGGCGGCGTAA
- the sufC gene encoding Fe-S cluster assembly ATPase SufC — MLEIKNLHARIGDREILKGLTLTVKPGEVHAIMGPNGAGKSTLSYILAGKDDYEVTEGEVLLNGASILDLEPNERSVAGLFLAFQYPIEIPGVATMTFLKAALNAHRKAKGEGELTTPEFMKLVKGVAEKLNITSDMLKRPVNVGFSGGEKKRAEIMQMALLQPSICILDETDSGLDIDALKVVSEGVNALRSPDRAFVVITHYQRLLDHIVPDIVHVLSDGRIVRTGGPELALDLEKNGYAAYVAEAAA; from the coding sequence ATGCTCGAGATCAAGAACCTTCACGCACGGATTGGCGACCGCGAGATCCTGAAGGGTCTCACCCTGACGGTGAAGCCCGGCGAAGTGCACGCCATCATGGGGCCGAACGGCGCCGGCAAGTCGACGCTCTCCTACATTCTCGCCGGCAAGGACGATTACGAGGTCACCGAGGGTGAGGTGCTGCTGAACGGCGCATCGATCCTCGACCTGGAGCCGAACGAGCGTTCGGTGGCGGGCCTGTTCCTCGCCTTCCAGTATCCGATCGAGATCCCCGGCGTCGCCACCATGACCTTCCTCAAGGCGGCGCTCAACGCGCATCGCAAGGCGAAGGGTGAGGGCGAGCTGACGACGCCCGAGTTCATGAAGCTGGTGAAGGGCGTCGCCGAGAAGCTCAACATCACCTCGGACATGCTGAAGCGGCCGGTCAACGTCGGCTTCTCCGGCGGCGAGAAGAAGCGCGCCGAGATAATGCAGATGGCGCTGCTGCAGCCGTCGATCTGCATTCTCGACGAGACCGATTCCGGCCTCGACATCGACGCGCTGAAGGTGGTGTCGGAGGGCGTCAACGCGTTGCGTTCGCCCGATCGTGCCTTCGTGGTGATCACCCACTACCAGCGCCTTCTCGATCATATCGTGCCGGACATCGTGCACGTGCTGTCCGATGGGCGAATCGTCCGCACCGGCGGGCCTGAGCTTGCGCTCGACCTTGAGAAGAACGGCTATGCTGCCTACGTGGCCGAAGCGGCCGCCTGA